One genomic window of Pseudomonas chlororaphis subsp. piscium includes the following:
- the fdhD gene encoding formate dehydrogenase accessory sulfurtransferase FdhD, with protein sequence MKPQRPACATPTAKTPAPAASQNYRYSNLDHTESASTALAEEVALAIAYNGISQAVMLVTPSDLEDFIVGFSLGSGIIGDASDIYDLQLSGSGSAQYAQVQISSRAFWNLKQQRRQLAGTSGCGLCGVEAVEQALPDLKVLPGAPLPPAEWLDGLRQRISAFQPLGQHSGAVHAAVFMNAQGELLLGREDIGRHNALDKLIGALIRQNITTAGGVAIVTSRCSLELIQKVLRAGIQTLVSLSAPTGLALQWARRHNLNLIHLPQKSAPRVYSPAMEKQA encoded by the coding sequence ATGAAACCCCAGCGCCCGGCTTGCGCGACGCCCACTGCGAAAACGCCCGCGCCCGCCGCCAGTCAGAACTACCGCTACAGCAACCTCGACCACACGGAATCGGCCAGCACCGCGCTCGCCGAGGAAGTCGCGCTGGCGATCGCCTATAACGGCATCAGCCAGGCCGTGATGCTGGTCACCCCCAGCGACCTGGAAGACTTCATCGTCGGCTTCAGTCTCGGCAGCGGCATCATCGGCGACGCCTCGGACATCTACGACCTGCAACTGAGCGGCAGCGGTTCGGCCCAGTACGCACAGGTACAGATCTCCAGCCGCGCCTTCTGGAACCTCAAGCAGCAACGCCGGCAACTGGCCGGTACCAGCGGTTGCGGCCTGTGTGGCGTGGAAGCCGTGGAGCAGGCCCTGCCGGACCTCAAGGTGCTGCCCGGCGCGCCGTTGCCGCCGGCCGAATGGCTCGATGGCCTGCGCCAGCGCATCAGCGCCTTCCAGCCCCTGGGCCAGCATTCCGGCGCGGTGCATGCCGCGGTGTTCATGAACGCCCAGGGCGAGCTGCTGCTGGGCCGTGAAGATATCGGCCGGCACAACGCCCTGGACAAGCTGATCGGCGCGTTGATCCGCCAGAACATAACCACTGCCGGCGGCGTGGCCATCGTCACCAGCCGCTGCAGCCTGGAACTGATCCAGAAAGTCCTGCGCGCCGGCATCCAGACCCTGGTCAGCCTGTCGGCGCCCACCGGCCTGGCCCTGCAATGGGCGCGCCGGCACAACCTCAACCTCATTCACCTGCCGCAAAAAAGTGCGCCACGGGTCTATAGCCCTGCGATGGAGAAACAAGCGTGA
- a CDS encoding LysR family transcriptional regulator — protein MDIKQLKFLIALDETRHFGQAAARCHITQPTLSMRLRNLEEELELPLVNRGQRFEGFTAPGERVLAWARSVLAAYDGLQAEAAACRGNLVGTLRLGVVPLSSFDPLPLMQRLHQAHPNLRFELSALSSEQILEQLASNRLDIGVSYLERLDSERFESLALGETRMGLLYDQRFFSFGEQPLSWEAVIELPLGMLTSGMHFRQSIDHNFHSRGLTPQPLLQTDAVHQLLQAVHGGLCCAIMPLDGGLEALTEHLRLQPIADANTLAHLGLIMRRSAPRSALAEACFALQQKSPSES, from the coding sequence ATGGACATCAAACAGCTGAAATTCCTCATCGCTCTCGACGAAACCCGCCACTTCGGCCAGGCCGCCGCGCGCTGCCACATCACCCAGCCGACCCTGTCCATGCGCCTGCGCAACCTCGAGGAGGAACTCGAGCTGCCGCTGGTCAACCGCGGCCAGCGTTTCGAGGGCTTCACCGCCCCGGGGGAACGGGTGCTGGCCTGGGCCCGCAGCGTGCTGGCCGCCTACGATGGACTGCAGGCCGAGGCCGCCGCCTGTCGCGGCAATCTGGTCGGCACCCTGCGCCTGGGAGTGGTACCGCTGTCGAGCTTCGACCCGCTGCCACTGATGCAGCGCCTGCACCAGGCGCACCCGAACCTGCGCTTCGAGTTGTCGGCGCTGAGTTCCGAGCAGATCCTCGAACAGCTGGCGAGCAATCGCCTGGATATCGGCGTTTCCTATCTGGAGCGCCTGGACAGCGAACGCTTCGAATCCCTGGCCCTCGGCGAAACCCGCATGGGCCTGCTCTACGACCAACGCTTCTTCAGCTTCGGCGAGCAGCCCCTGAGCTGGGAGGCCGTGATCGAACTGCCGCTGGGCATGCTGACCAGCGGCATGCATTTTCGCCAGTCCATCGACCATAACTTCCACAGTCGCGGCCTCACCCCTCAACCGCTGCTGCAGACCGATGCCGTGCATCAACTGCTGCAAGCCGTACATGGCGGCCTGTGCTGCGCGATCATGCCGCTGGACGGCGGCCTGGAAGCCCTCACCGAACACCTGCGCCTGCAGCCCATAGCAGACGCCAACACCCTGGCGCACCTGGGCCTGATCATGCGCCGCAGCGCACCGCGCTCGGCCCTGGCCGAGGCATGCTTCGCCCTACAGCAAAAATCACCGAGCGAGTCTTGA
- the lysM gene encoding peptidoglycan-binding protein LysM: MSIFSFVKEAGEKLIDLLTPGNANAGEQLKEHIAKVGLGNPNVQATVEGDKVIVTGEVASQEEKEKILLAVGNIEGVGSVDDQITVTGPVAAAARFVTVKKGDTLSAISKAVYGDANKYNKIFEANKPLLSHPDKIYPGQVLRIPE; this comes from the coding sequence ATGAGTATTTTTAGCTTTGTGAAAGAAGCGGGCGAAAAGCTTATCGATTTGTTGACGCCGGGTAATGCCAATGCGGGCGAACAGCTGAAGGAGCACATCGCCAAGGTCGGCCTGGGTAACCCCAACGTCCAGGCTACCGTGGAAGGCGACAAGGTCATCGTGACCGGCGAAGTGGCCAGTCAGGAAGAGAAGGAAAAGATTCTGCTGGCCGTGGGCAACATCGAAGGTGTCGGCAGCGTCGACGACCAGATCACCGTCACCGGTCCTGTGGCGGCTGCCGCGCGTTTTGTCACCGTGAAAAAAGGCGACACCCTCAGCGCCATTTCCAAGGCTGTGTACGGCGACGCCAACAAGTACAACAAGATCTTCGAGGCCAACAAGCCGCTGCTGTCGCACCCGGACAAGATCTATCCGGGCCAGGTACTGCGCATTCCAGAATGA